In Sphingobacterium sp. R2, the genomic stretch GTTGTTTCAAAATGCATCGGTTTAATATCATATAAAATATGGTAAAACAGCATTATAGAATAGCTTTGTTTTGCGCCTTCTTCGGGGAGTTCCCTTGGTATTTCCCATACTTTTCTAAATCTTGCGAATTCAACCCAGATGTGCATTTCTATATTGTATCCGACTCCACTCCGGAAATAGTTCTTCCAAACAATATTACTATAATCCCATCGAGTTTTAGTGAATTTAAGATTAAAGTTCAGGAGCGGCTGGGATTTAAAATACAAATTGACAGACCATATAAACTTTGTGATTTTAAACCATGCTATGGAGTTATATTTAGCGACATAATTGAGGAAGGTAATTATGATTTCTGGGGACATTGTGATATTGATGTCGTATTTGGTAGAATAAGAAAATTTATCAACGATGATTTATTGGCCAATTATGATATAATTTCAGTTAGGCATGAGTATACTTCTGGATTTTTTATGCTGTATCGAAATGAGCTACATATAAATACGCTCTTTAGAAAAAGTAAAGATTATATCCATGTATTAGGGTCCCCTAAAAGCTATTGTTTTGATGAATGTTCGTACCATCACAGAGCATTAATTGCTGGTAGATCGATAGAAAGCATTCAAAATCATATTGATGCTATGACATTCGTGATCAAGAGAGAGGAAAAAAAAGGTACGTTAAGAGCTTGCTTTGAACTATTTGCTTTAGAAGGTACGCCCGGAAGCGTTGTTTGGGCGAATGGGAGTCTCTGTGTAGAAAATCAAATCGAGGCACTTTTATACCATATTATGCAAATAAAGGGAAGGCCGACATTTAATGGCCTTACACCTGCCAAGATTCCTGATATTTTTGAATTCACTCCTCATTTAGTGCGTTTTCCAAAGGAAAGATTTGGTTTACAAACAGAATTACCAACACTTAATACGGCAATTTATTTAAAGGAACCCTTAGTTCAAATAATATTTGGCGCATACCAAAAGGGCTTATCAGGAAAATTTCGTGCTTGCGGCGCTTTTGCTTAATTTTCCCAACGCTTTCTTGACTATAAATTTAGGATATGAAATACCCATATTACATACAACACGACCAAATGGATTGCGGTCCTACCTGTTTAAGGATCGTGGCAAAGTATTATGGAAAAAAATACACTTTGGAATATCTAAGGGAATTGGCCTTTCTTAATCGTAATGGAGTAAGCTTATTAAATCTCAAGAATGCTGCAGTAACAATCGGATTTTCCAGTGATATGCTGTTTAGTGACATCAACAATTTGATATACAATTTCAGCAAACCTTGTATCTTACATTGGAATACAAACCATTTTGTTGTATTGTTTGATATAAAATACAGGAATGATCTTAACCGAGTGAAATTCATAATTGCCGATCCTAGACATGGCATTGTGCATGTAGATATAAAGACTTTCTTAAGTTCCTGGATTTCTGTAAAAGAAGGTCGAGGCACAATATTACAGCTTCGACCTACTGAATCATTTTATCGTCAGGATAAAGAAAAAAAGAACCTTACCAATAGCTATCAATTCCTAATTGCCTATTTGAGACCACACAGAAAGCTTTTAAGCTATTTAATATTGATATTATTGACGGGAAGCATATTAAGCCTAATAATCCCTTTCTTGACTCAGATACTGGTGGATCTGGGAATTGGCGAACTGAATATAAATATTGTCTATTTGGTACTTTGCTCTCAATTGTTTTTATTCATTGGAGGGACAGTAATTGATATTTTTCGTAACTGGTTAATGTTATTTATTAATACCCGGATAAGCCTTACCATAATTTCTGATTTCCTTAGGAAATTATTTGATTTGCCGATTCGCTTTTTTGATTCGAAAAGCGTCGGTGATATTACCCAGAGAATAAACGATCACACTAGAGTAGAGCAATTTCTGACTGGCACTGCCCTAACAACCCTTATCTCTCTTATTAATGTTGGTGTCTTTATTGTTGTTTTAGGGTTATATGATTTTAAGATTTTTGCGGTCTTTACCGTCTTGACAGCGCTGGCTATCTGCTGGATTTTCTTTTATCAAAAACGGCGAAAAGAAATAGATTACAAACGGTTTAATGCAAATCGGGAAAACCATAATAAACTATATGAAATTATTATTGGAATGCCCGAGATTAAACTTTACGCTGGAGAAGACAGTAAGAGGGAAAGTTGGGAGAAGTTACAAATCAAACTTTTTGATTTAAATATCAAAAGCCTCTCCTTGGAGCAGCTTCAAAAGACAGGGTTTCTTTTTCTTTTGCAACTAAAAAACATCTTTATCTCTTATATTGCTGCGAGGGAGGTAATCGCCGGAAATTTTTCATTGGGCACCATGTTAAGTATTTCGTTTATCATTGGGCAGACGAACAGTCCACTTGAACAACTTATTTCGTTTTTTAGGCATTCTCAGGACGCTAGGTTAAGTCTAGACAGAATGAAAGAGATCCATAATAAAGAAAATGAAGAACGTCGGAATGGCTATCAAGAACTGTCTTTGTCTGAAATTAGCTCCTTCATCAGGTTTAAGGAGGTTTCCTTCCAATACGGGGGGCCTAAGTCCCCTTTCGTTCTTGAAAATATTAACCTAGAAATTCCAATTGGAAAAGTTACGGCTATTGTTGGCTCGTCAGGAAGTGGAAAAACCACGTTAATGAAACTATTATTGAAGTTTTATGATTGCACAAAGGGGTCAATATCGTTAGATGGAATCAATCTAGATGCTTTATCTCCCAAATGGTGGCGAGATAAATGCGGAACAGTAATGCAGGATGGTCATATTTTTTCGGATACTATTCTTAAGAACATTGCTATTGACGGCAAGGAAATTGATGAGCAGAGAATACAAGAAGCATTATATATATCGAATCTCACGGAGTTTGTCGAAAGTCTTCCTAATGGACTAGAAACCAGAATAGGTGCCGATGGCAACGGACTGAGCGGGGGCCAAAGGCAGCGACTATTCATCGCAAGGGCTGTTTATAAAAATCCATCACTACTCCTATTCGATGAAGCTACGAGCGCATTGGATGCCAATAATGAAAAAGTTATTATGGAACGGCTAAACGGATTTTTTCAAGGACGAACGGTTATCGTTATTGCTCATAGACTGAGCACTGTTAGGAACGCTGATAATACGATTGTCCTTCGTAACGGTGAAGTAGTGGAGGCGGGGTCTCATACTTCCCTATTGGAAAAGAAAGGCTTCTATTATGAATTAGTTAAAAACCAATTGGAGCTTGAAGAAAATGAAAACCACATTTAAAAAACGGAGTTATGGCCCATTATGATCAAAATATTTTCGGGCGGCTCGACAAGCCGCCAAGAAATACAATTAGGTATGGATCTTTTTCAATAATTGCATTACTGATTGGATTAACTTATCTCTTATTTGGCGTTCAACTCACAATTAAAAAACCTGTTGACACAAATCCAAGAACAATTCGGTTAGACAAAATAGATCAGGTTCTGTTGTTATCGAAGATACATACAGAAGATACTTCGTTTTTGAAAACGGGAAATAAGCTAGAAATCCATTTCGGGAATAAAAACATTTATGAAAGCGTGGTCGGTATTATGAAAAAGGAAAGCCATGATCAAAGCAATTTCTCCGACGTACAAATTGCTCTGGAAGGGGAAGTTATGGCAATTCCCCTTTCGAATAACCTTAAATATAGAGAGGTAAAAACTAACATTTTTCAATATTTGATTGAAAACCTACAGAACTAAAGTATGAAGGCTACTGAGAAAGATTATTTTTTGATTAGTGATTTAAATAGAAGTATGACATCCATGATTTTAACTTCATTTCGTCTAATAGGCAAACTCCTCACTGAGCGGGTTATCATCGTCATTTTTCTGGGATCTTTTTCCCAGAATCTTATTGCAAAGGAATCGAACATAACCTCATCTTCAAGTATGGTCTTCACGTCAATGTACGTTCAAGATACAGCAAAAGTGAATGGTGTTTTAGTAAATCAAGCCGGAACTCCCGTAGTTTCCGCTACAGTGTTCCTTTTTTCCAACAATGGATCATTATTGTCAGTTACATCCACCGATACATCGGGAGTTTACCGATTTAACCATATCGCTGAACAGAATATGTCCGTTACCTTTAGACATATCAATTTCGAAGATCAAAAAATAATTTTCAACAGAGATATTCTGAAGAACTTACCCCTTGTTACATTTCTCAAAGACCGCAATTCGGTCTCTATTAATGAAGTAGAAGTGATCGGACGAAGAAAATCTGGGATCGTAAAAACAACGGAAGGGTTTTCCTTTCGAATTGATGAGGCTATGTCGCATCTTACCATTTGGGAGGTTATGAAACAAGCCCCCTTAATAGATGCCAGAGACGATGGGACTTTAAATGTCCTGGGAAAGAGCGGTGTTCAGGTCTACATCAATAGTCGGAAAACAAACTTGGGCGGTAATGACCTTTTGGAGATGCTAAAGAATATGTCTTCCGAGAATCTTAGGGATATAGAAATTATCACTAGCCCATCAAGTAAGTATGAGGCTCAGGGAAATGCTGGTATTATCAATATTATACTCAAAAAGCAACAAAATGAAGGCATTCAGGGTTCTGCGAACCTGAGCAGTGAATTCGCCCACTATAGTACCTTTAGAGGAAATGTTAATCTTAATCATGCAAAAGGCAAAGTTGCTTCTCAGCTAAACCTCAGGGGAGCGGGTACACATAACAGGCTAACGGAAAGCTTTGATTATATATTCCCAACCATCGACCTATGGAATAAATCTTTTTTAGACAGAAATGAAGAAAGCAATCCATTTGGGGCAACGATGTTGAATGATATTTCCCTGACTGAAAAGAACACCTTACTGATACAGACAAATGCCAGTTATTCTTCCAATGAACTTGACTGGCTTACTACAAATAATTTTAGGTCTATCGAGACAAATGTCGAACAATCCCATATCCGTACTCAGACACTACAGAAAACATCAAATAGTTTTTTCAATGTCGATGTTAATGACCGGTTGGAATTGGATACAATGGGCAGCCAGCTATCCATCGGGGGCAGTTTTTTTACACAAGAGAGCCATGCAAAAGCGCCATATACTGTTTTAGATGACAATGAAGAGTATTTCTTTCAAACATCTTCAAAACAACGGGTACGAAATTTTTCCGGACAGGTTGCTTTACATAAATACCTGAACCCAAGTTTAAGCTTGGATGTCGGCATTATGTCAAATTTCAACAGAAACACAAGTAATAACCAGTTTTCAGATTTATTGGACGGTAAACTTGTGAATGATCCCAGTAAGGAGAATGATTATAGTTACAAAGAACATATTTATGCGTTGTACTCTTCGGTAAACTGGAAAATATCCGAGAAACTAAATTCGACGATGGGTTTCCGCCTTGAAAAAACAGATATAGATGGATTTGAAAAAAAATCTTCGCAAGAACTTGACATCAATTATCTCAACTTCTTTCCAAACGTATCCTTAACCTATAGTCTAAACAATGTGGACAAATTAGGCCTTACTGTAGGCAGCCGGATAAGTAGACCAGGTTTCTGGGAGCTGAACCCTACGCCCGTATTTTCAGCGCCAATGCTATATTACAAAGGTAATGCTTTTTTAATTCCTGCCCGATCCGTTAATTCAGAACTAAGTTATATCCTAAAACAGAAATTAACATTCCTAGCCAACTATAGCAGGGTAAGTGACGACTGGATGCAATTTCAGGTTACAAGACCAGGCTCTGATACGGTAATGTATGACCGTTTTAACTATGGACATAATGATATAGCCGGTTTGTCCGTAAATTACTACGACAGCTATTTTGAAGGACGTCTGAAAATAAATACCAACTTGGGCCTGAACTACAATATCTTTAGAGGAAACATACCGATCAGGAATGTTAACGAGCAAACTTGGATGAAACAGCTTAGGATTAGAACAGACTATAATATTGATAAGAAAGGTGATAAATCACTCTACCTATCTTATTTCTATTTTTCGCCTTTTGCGAGTGCCCAGGGTCTTCTTATGAGCAGGCAGGCATTTGAGATAGGGGGAATGATGAAAATAAAGAATTTCACCGTGCAAGTGAGCGGAAGGGACCTTTTCAATCAATCCATGTTCAGAACAGAAGTTGCTAACGGATCGGTATCAAGATCAAGCGGGACTATTGATGCCGCTGCTAGGCGGTTTGTGGTCACTTTGGGCTATAGTTTTGGCAACATGAAAACGAAGAAAGCGGAAAGTGTAGGTGGAGCTGCGAGCGAACAAAAAGGGCGTGTTCCAAATTAAATTATTATTTTCTTTGTCGACTTGATTTGAAATAGGATGAATTGTTGCAATAAGATAGCTTTACTGATTCCATATTATGGAGAATTTCCATGGTATTTCCATCTATTTTTAGGAACTTGTTCATACAATAAGGATGTAGATTTTAAGATCTTTACCGACACCATTATAAATTTTGATATTCCTAAAAATGTAAGCGTCATCAGAATTTCCTTTAAGGAACTCAAGGTGTTGATTCAAGACAAGCTTGATATGACGATCAGCATGGAACGCCCGTACAAGTTATGTGATTTCAGACCAGCTTTTGGAAAAATTTTCGAAGACTATCTGTTAAAATATGATTTTTGGGGGCATTGCGATATCGATGTTCTCTTTGGAAGGATCAGGGTTTTCCTTACAGATGAGCTACTAAATAAATACGATACCATTTCGGTTCGAAAAGAATTTACAACAGGCTTCTTTTCGCTATATCGAAATACTAAGCGAATTAATATGCTTTTTAAAGAGAGTACCGATTATCAGTATGTTTTTTCCTCTGAAAAAAACTTTTGTTTTGACGAATGTTCTACACACCATAAATCGTTAATTTCTGGAAAGCAGATTGAGCAAATTACATTTAACCTTGATGCAATAACATTTGTAATAGCCAGAAATCATAAGAAAGGAAATATAAATGCATATTATAATATGAATGCTATAGAATACAATTTTGAAAACCTAATCTGGTATGATGGTAAAATAATAGTAAATGGACGATTTGAAGCAATTTTATTCCATTTTATGTCGATTAAGGCTAATGAAAAAAATATTAGAAAATCTTTTACAATCGCTAATATTGAATCTATTGAAGTCGTAAATTCTGAGATTAAAGTCCAGAGCTGCCTAAGCAATGCTTCTTTGCTAAATACAAGTACCTTGATGTTAAACAATGATATTTTCTACAGACATTTCACTGCTTTAAACAATTTTGAGAAATATTCAAGTTTCAGGGTCGCGAAATTTTCAGCTTGCTAATTACTTTTAATGATAGTCTAGCTTTAGAGTCATATCCCGTTTATATCCTAAGAGTATTTCCAATATTTAAAGAGAGATAAAAGTCAGGGAAAACTTCAAGATACTTAGAACCCTATTTTGAAAAATAATCGGAATATTTTTTTAATTAAACCATGTCGCTAGAAACATTTACCATTCCGGTATATAAGGATATTTTTAAAGGTAGCAACGAAAGTTATGAAGAACTTGTTAAAGACCTCAATTCTGAAACGATAATAACTTTATGTTCAATGTTAAACGGAGAATTAACTTGTCCTGAACCAATAGCGGATATCCAAAAACGCTTAATATCCTTAATTTCTAAAAACTATACATTTGATCAAAAACAGCAATTAAATGATTCTTTCCATTATTTCAATAAAACAACTTCTGGAATATTTTGACCAATATATCTTAAAGCACTCATCAATTATAAAAGAAATAAAACCTTCATTTTTGGCATCTCAAGCTTTAAAAAGTATGACACAACCCGGAAACCAATCAGTTATCGATCCAATATTTATTGACCAAATAAACCAATTATATCAAACTTGGATAAAAAATACAGAATACGTATTTAATTATAAATAACATTGAACGGTGAAGCCATTGGTGTAAACGAAACTTCTCCTTTATTTATTTTTCAACAGGTTCAATGTCCCTGTAATATTAGTATCGACGAAACTTTGACGTGGATAATTT encodes the following:
- a CDS encoding DUF6625 family protein, with amino-acid sequence MNCCNKIALLIPYYGEFPWYFHLFLGTCSYNKDVDFKIFTDTIINFDIPKNVSVIRISFKELKVLIQDKLDMTISMERPYKLCDFRPAFGKIFEDYLLKYDFWGHCDIDVLFGRIRVFLTDELLNKYDTISVRKEFTTGFFSLYRNTKRINMLFKESTDYQYVFSSEKNFCFDECSTHHKSLISGKQIEQITFNLDAITFVIARNHKKGNINAYYNMNAIEYNFENLIWYDGKIIVNGRFEAILFHFMSIKANEKNIRKSFTIANIESIEVVNSEIKVQSCLSNASLLNTSTLMLNNDIFYRHFTALNNFEKYSSFRVAKFSAC
- a CDS encoding TonB-dependent receptor, which encodes MKATEKDYFLISDLNRSMTSMILTSFRLIGKLLTERVIIVIFLGSFSQNLIAKESNITSSSSMVFTSMYVQDTAKVNGVLVNQAGTPVVSATVFLFSNNGSLLSVTSTDTSGVYRFNHIAEQNMSVTFRHINFEDQKIIFNRDILKNLPLVTFLKDRNSVSINEVEVIGRRKSGIVKTTEGFSFRIDEAMSHLTIWEVMKQAPLIDARDDGTLNVLGKSGVQVYINSRKTNLGGNDLLEMLKNMSSENLRDIEIITSPSSKYEAQGNAGIINIILKKQQNEGIQGSANLSSEFAHYSTFRGNVNLNHAKGKVASQLNLRGAGTHNRLTESFDYIFPTIDLWNKSFLDRNEESNPFGATMLNDISLTEKNTLLIQTNASYSSNELDWLTTNNFRSIETNVEQSHIRTQTLQKTSNSFFNVDVNDRLELDTMGSQLSIGGSFFTQESHAKAPYTVLDDNEEYFFQTSSKQRVRNFSGQVALHKYLNPSLSLDVGIMSNFNRNTSNNQFSDLLDGKLVNDPSKENDYSYKEHIYALYSSVNWKISEKLNSTMGFRLEKTDIDGFEKKSSQELDINYLNFFPNVSLTYSLNNVDKLGLTVGSRISRPGFWELNPTPVFSAPMLYYKGNAFLIPARSVNSELSYILKQKLTFLANYSRVSDDWMQFQVTRPGSDTVMYDRFNYGHNDIAGLSVNYYDSYFEGRLKINTNLGLNYNIFRGNIPIRNVNEQTWMKQLRIRTDYNIDKKGDKSLYLSYFYFSPFASAQGLLMSRQAFEIGGMMKIKNFTVQVSGRDLFNQSMFRTEVANGSVSRSSGTIDAAARRFVVTLGYSFGNMKTKKAESVGGAASEQKGRVPN
- a CDS encoding peptidase domain-containing ABC transporter, with product MKYPYYIQHDQMDCGPTCLRIVAKYYGKKYTLEYLRELAFLNRNGVSLLNLKNAAVTIGFSSDMLFSDINNLIYNFSKPCILHWNTNHFVVLFDIKYRNDLNRVKFIIADPRHGIVHVDIKTFLSSWISVKEGRGTILQLRPTESFYRQDKEKKNLTNSYQFLIAYLRPHRKLLSYLILILLTGSILSLIIPFLTQILVDLGIGELNINIVYLVLCSQLFLFIGGTVIDIFRNWLMLFINTRISLTIISDFLRKLFDLPIRFFDSKSVGDITQRINDHTRVEQFLTGTALTTLISLINVGVFIVVLGLYDFKIFAVFTVLTALAICWIFFYQKRRKEIDYKRFNANRENHNKLYEIIIGMPEIKLYAGEDSKRESWEKLQIKLFDLNIKSLSLEQLQKTGFLFLLQLKNIFISYIAAREVIAGNFSLGTMLSISFIIGQTNSPLEQLISFFRHSQDARLSLDRMKEIHNKENEERRNGYQELSLSEISSFIRFKEVSFQYGGPKSPFVLENINLEIPIGKVTAIVGSSGSGKTTLMKLLLKFYDCTKGSISLDGINLDALSPKWWRDKCGTVMQDGHIFSDTILKNIAIDGKEIDEQRIQEALYISNLTEFVESLPNGLETRIGADGNGLSGGQRQRLFIARAVYKNPSLLLFDEATSALDANNEKVIMERLNGFFQGRTVIVIAHRLSTVRNADNTIVLRNGEVVEAGSHTSLLEKKGFYYELVKNQLELEENENHI
- a CDS encoding DUF6625 family protein, which translates into the protein MVKQHYRIALFCAFFGEFPWYFPYFSKSCEFNPDVHFYIVSDSTPEIVLPNNITIIPSSFSEFKIKVQERLGFKIQIDRPYKLCDFKPCYGVIFSDIIEEGNYDFWGHCDIDVVFGRIRKFINDDLLANYDIISVRHEYTSGFFMLYRNELHINTLFRKSKDYIHVLGSPKSYCFDECSYHHRALIAGRSIESIQNHIDAMTFVIKREEKKGTLRACFELFALEGTPGSVVWANGSLCVENQIEALLYHIMQIKGRPTFNGLTPAKIPDIFEFTPHLVRFPKERFGLQTELPTLNTAIYLKEPLVQIIFGAYQKGLSGKFRACGAFA